Proteins found in one Methanospirillum hungatei JF-1 genomic segment:
- the rpsB gene encoding 30S ribosomal protein S2 — MNGNEMEIELNEPLVSVEEYLAAGVHIGTQQKSSDMKNFIYRVRGDGLYILDIRETDERIKLAAKFLSQYDPAKILVVTSRQYGQYPARRFADSIGATPIIGRYIPGTLTNPLLPRYAEPDVVVVTDPVSDLQVIREAIQVSIPVVALCDTNNMTSLVDVVVPTNNKGRKALSMIYFLLTKEFLRHKGYNTSLTPEDFETEM, encoded by the coding sequence ATGAACGGAAATGAAATGGAGATTGAACTGAACGAACCTCTTGTTTCAGTTGAAGAGTATCTTGCAGCAGGTGTCCACATCGGAACCCAGCAGAAGAGCAGCGACATGAAGAACTTCATCTACCGCGTCCGCGGAGATGGATTATACATTCTGGATATCCGGGAGACCGACGAGCGGATTAAACTTGCCGCGAAGTTCCTTTCCCAGTATGATCCGGCAAAAATTCTGGTTGTCACCTCACGTCAGTACGGCCAGTACCCGGCACGCCGGTTTGCAGATTCCATAGGTGCAACCCCGATCATCGGCAGATATATTCCTGGAACTCTGACAAACCCGCTGCTTCCACGCTATGCAGAACCTGATGTTGTCGTCGTAACTGACCCGGTCAGTGACCTGCAGGTTATCAGGGAAGCCATTCAGGTCAGCATTCCTGTAGTGGCCCTTTGTGATACCAACAATATGACAAGTCTTGTGGATGTCGTCGTCCCGACCAATAACAAGGGGCGCAAAGCACTCTCCATGATTTACTTCCTCCTGACCAAGGAGTTCCTCCGTCATAAGGGATACAACACCTCCCTGACCCCTGAAGACTTCGAAACCGAGATGTGA
- the amrB gene encoding AmmeMemoRadiSam system protein B, protein MKSRASTVAGMFYPGEPGRLRQLLSELFRNVTSSGDAAGVVSPHAGYVYSGKTAAKAFAAFDEKFDGTFLVIGPSHRGFPTCISQVPWETPLGMLEPDIELGSCIHLPVDERAMSYGSENSLEVQMPFIQYRFPRSRIVPLMMGHQTLQEVHRISSIIITALEKYQKPVKIVASSDFSHYVSAEKAYRDDHYAIEALLQMNVPEFFSRIQSHNITACGYGPIGCMMEVLRTRGKTRCDLLEYTTSGETSGDYDQVVGYAALAVR, encoded by the coding sequence ATGAAGAGCAGGGCTAGTACAGTCGCCGGGATGTTCTATCCTGGTGAACCCGGACGTCTCAGACAACTCCTGTCTGAACTCTTTCGAAATGTGACATCTTCCGGCGATGCAGCAGGGGTGGTATCCCCTCATGCAGGGTATGTATACTCCGGAAAAACTGCAGCGAAGGCATTTGCTGCATTTGATGAGAAGTTTGACGGAACATTTCTGGTCATAGGTCCCAGTCACCGGGGTTTTCCCACCTGTATCTCACAGGTTCCCTGGGAAACCCCGCTTGGGATGCTTGAGCCGGATATCGAGCTTGGATCCTGTATTCATCTCCCGGTTGATGAACGGGCGATGAGTTATGGCTCTGAGAACTCCCTGGAAGTGCAGATGCCGTTTATCCAGTACAGGTTTCCAAGGTCCAGAATTGTTCCGCTCATGATGGGTCATCAGACCTTACAGGAAGTTCATCGGATATCGTCAATAATCATTACCGCTCTGGAAAAATATCAAAAACCGGTAAAAATTGTGGCATCAAGTGACTTCTCTCATTATGTCTCTGCCGAAAAGGCATACCGCGATGATCACTATGCGATAGAGGCACTTTTACAGATGAATGTCCCTGAATTTTTTTCCAGAATACAGTCACATAACATCACGGCCTGTGGATATGGTCCTATAGGATGCATGATGGAAGTACTCAGGACCCGGGGGAAGACCCGGTGCGATCTGCTCGAATATACCACTTCAGGAGAGACAAGTGGTGATTATGACCAGGTCGTAGGCTATGCGGCATTGGCGGTGCGATAG